A stretch of DNA from Oreochromis aureus strain Israel breed Guangdong linkage group 23, ZZ_aureus, whole genome shotgun sequence:
TTACTCCCATCAAATGGGCAaatgggcatttttttttttttgccgatgcctgtgatgccgccccccaccacgatgcaaCTGCCCGTGCTCACAGGGCAACGTGAACGGATCCAGTTGACTCTTTACAATCTTTACAATCCAACCAACTGGACGTTTTACTTtagtaaaacagtgaaacatGAGTCTTTCATCACCCTTCAGGTTGTGGGTTACAACAGAAAGTGATACATTTACTGTTCTCAAGTGGAGTCAGACTATTTCGACAGAGGACGTTTTGCTGAATAAGAGGATAATCACGTCTGTGTGAACTCGAGTCATAGAGACTTTAACAAACTAAACCATGTTTGTCCATAATTTGGACAGCGGGGAACAGGGGGAAGAAATAGTGAGAAGGTGATTAGGGGATCACTGAAGGTGGGGCAGCCCCTGAGAGTATAAGGAGGATCCATAGAggtaaataaaatgcattagCAGTGACTGAactttgacctctgacttttGTTTTGTGGTATCGTTTCAAATTAGAGAGAAGTGTGCACAGTGTTTAAACAAATAGGACTGTGACAGGAGAGGGATTAACTAATGAAgaggttgtttgttttattgggAGGGATATAGAAATAGAATATATAAAGTTACATGAAATACACGTGAGCTGCTGGACAGACAGGTGAGATCCATGTGAATGACTTCATTACGTTTTTTCTTTCGTTCTTCTGTTAAATCCAGATGATTTTTGTCATGGTTAGTGATCAGGGAAGGACTCAAAAAGCAGAATCTTAAATCTTCAgtacagtgtgtttatttacagtgacacATGATCacacagaaaagcaacaatCTTTGCGACTGGGTTCTGAGACAGCTGGGTGTCCTGAAGGCTCCAATCCTCGCCACGGGCCTGGTCAAAAGAAACACCAGAAACAAGTCCACAACCCAGTGAGAACATTTACTCAGCCTGGGATTCCTGCACAGACACAAGCAGAAAGTAAGTATCAGGGAGCACACAGGCAATGGAGAAAACTGATCATGTGTTGGCAAACCAACTTTACTAACTAGTCAACAATCCAGCATTGAATAAATATCTTCCTCGGCTTAAATGGGAACTGGCTGATGACCAAATCTCTCAGGTGCAGATAGGCTGAGACTGGAGGAAGACACACGTCTACAgatagagagacagagagagagtaggCAAGAGTGAGAAGGAGAGTGAGAGAATCATCACATATGAATAAGAGCAGGACAAGAAATCTATCAGCTCAGCTTAACACTATATTGTTGCTCAGTGCGATGTCAATACTGCTGTTTATTTCTGACATGGCAGCTGCACATTAAAGATCTGAAACTTTCAATTGCACACACCTAAACATTAAAGGTTACTCAGTGTGTTCAGCTCTGGCATTCTCACATAGCTTaataaaagagtgtgaaaatcactTCAGTGTAAGTTTAATGTTATTTATTCACAGATATTTCTATAATCTAACACCATCAACCGAACACATGCAAATTCTTATGACAATACCAAACACAGTTTGTGCTGCTCCAACTTTACAGCTGAGCTTCATTTGGTTGTATTAGGttcatatttttcatgaaatagtaaaatatCTCAGTAGAAACATGTGACGttctgttgtgaataaaatatggatttaGCAGATTTGCAAATGATtggattctgtttttatttacattttccacAGCGTCCAAAGTTTTGTGGAAATGGGGTTATACTATAAGATTGTGTAAAATTGTATTtgtttaaccctttcatgcatagtGGCCAtgcagtggacagctattcaaagactgttttcttgtatttgtgtcagtgttgatggtatacttgcacataaaccactacattggacactgatgtgtcactccctGCCACCCACATTATATTTGTTATATATATTgattgttacattgttataatgtatatatgtatatatatatatagatgcgagtgcatcgcaaaaacacataaaaatgcctgacacctgtaaacgaagcagcatatggctgcagtttaaagactgtTTTGTCTCGGTCTCTGTCTTAGTCTCATCCcgactttgtcttggtcttgactcggtctgtcttggtcttgtcttggtttcgataccctctggtcttggtattgtcttggtcttggtttaggcagtcttgactacaagtccaGTACTCAAaacgctttatacaacatgcctcaatAAATTGTTCAGATAATCACTTTTCTTtctatgcttaagtgctttctatctaacattcacacatattCAAACTCCAATAGATGCATCAGAGGTTGCCCCCAAAATaattggcatgcagactggagcagtcaCCAACTTTCAGATTAGTAGATGCATgcgctacctcctgagctaaaTCCATGGAACAAGATATATGTAATGCCTGATGCATTAGTTGTACACGGGAGACATCATGCTTTCTTTATATTGccagataaaataatttaataaataataattttaaaaaaacttgtATTAAATAAGAAACATGTTGACAAATGATGGCGGTCACAGTGGCAtcatcaaaatataaaaactaaaaattaagCAGAAAGTGATGGGATCTGACTACTTCCTGAAATCCTTCTTTAGCTGTCATTAAAGTGAACAGTCACACAACACATGGCCATTTTTATGCATAGTCCCCTGTTTTAAAAGGCTCAAAATTATTTGAACAATTGACTGAAAAGCAATTTAATGAGGATGTGAATAAGCCATACTTATTACTATAGTTAGCTCTAAAAATTCTTTTAGCGAGAAAGCAAAAGCTTCAGAAGCCAAGATTAAACTGAAAATGATAAAGGAGAGAAACAGATCATGATCTGAAGTATATCATATCATCTGCCAAGAATGCTGGAGGCTATGTTATGGCATAGccatgtatggctgccagtaGAACCAGGTCACTaatatttattgatgatgtgactgttgATAGAAACAGGAATAATTCTGAAGCATACAGGGttatactctctgctcagatacagacaaatgctgcaaaactggtCGTACAGTGCTCCACAGTGCAAATAGATAATGTCTGAAAGCATACCTCTAAAGCAGGGGCACTCGTGCCACAGCTGGCACGCGAacggttaactgatggcacaagacgcagtgaattaatctgagaaggtgcataaaaaaataaatggctggGCCAGCGAtgcacatcgcaaattagctcacacagacacattcgTTATGccgcttcttaatgacggtatcttagctagcacgatatcagatcatccatcttagctaacaacccaactaccagattcaacttgtaattggttaaaaataacttagcctactggtgagagggacgttgctagctggcagttttttcaagtGATATTGAAATTTCTGCATTTCGACACTTCAAGAGCTTCAGGAGCTGTCCActcagcgcagcatcagcaccacggaaatacacggatacatccgtagactcgagacagaattcacagaattgtacagttcatttgttgttatggataaaaagcatcttttttgtttcaaaatagctgataactattcgctgatagctgccaacatctgcaaacaaatataattgtATAAAGTTGTTGTATATATTGTGTAACTTTTGATATAGagcattattaaatttattgctaatgcagtcatatggcacattgacttctgaggaaattctagatggcactcatcatcagaaaggttgccgacccctgctcacATGTAACCCAAGACTTTCTCAAGACAAGAAATGAGATATATTCTTCAGTGAGCaaatcagtcacctgatctcaccCAAGAGAGCATGTAAGCATCTCAAGGGAGAAATCTGGTATTAAAAACTCCCTTTATACACTGTTcaggaaataatgaaaaactgaaaacacatcaGCTCTCAATCATTTTGTCCAGTgacttttgagcctctgaaaatggggcaCTATGCATAAAAATGGCTTTAAATCCTGAATAATTAGTACAACATTTCCCCTGGAATTCAAGCTAAAAGACTACACTTTAATATATAACATATTAATtggctgaattaaaactgaaagagtcaaaactacaaaaactgaGCCGGTGTCCAGATGTGTGTGCATAGACTGAACTAAAGATGATTTGAGGCATGCTCAAATCTAAATATTAACAGACAACCCACTCTGTATCTCGAGTGCTAAACAATACTAATCTCACTAAACCCACTCAGTGTTGTGTGATGACATACTCTCTCTTAATATGTATATGATAATAAAACCACTCGCAGTGTTGTTATACAACTATAATTCCCATATCAGAAGAAATGTGAAATTTagtgcagttttattttgaaacacaGACTTCAAGTTTTACATGTTTGTAAACTGTTTTCAGTCAAAATCACATTTTGtacatttacatgattaaaAATGATGTCTGTAAACTgatttgattttcacatgtATTTCATAAAATCCAAATATGCACCATGTTTTACACCACACCTTTATTTCTTGCATtagttcatttaaaataaagaaatgacacTCACTGGTATCTTTATTGTCATGCCACCTGACTGTAATGTTATTACATGACTACTGTGAAAATCATTACAAAATCTTTATGTTTAGACTGACACATGAAGTCCAAAATCAGTACAGTTATTGCAAAAGTACCACATGTAAACAAAGTTGACTCACAACTTTAAAGTAACGATTACAgtcttgctttgttttttcactaTCCATCCACTCGCTTCTGCGTATTCTTTTTCAGGGTCGCGAGGGGgcaggagcctatcccagctgttgAGTGCTTCACCAGATCTCAAACTGCTTGTGTTCCTTGAAGGCTGCTCTGTGCACGATGTTGTTGCTGTAGAGTCTAGAAAGAGACCAAAGCAGAGAGAGCAGACGTCACTCATTCACTCAGAACAACATGAATCCATGTGAGCTCAGACTGTGAATGATTCCTCTGAGAGTCTGAGGAGAAACTCCTTCACTGATGGAGACTGATTCATGTTGGCTCACCGCACACAGTCGATGGAGGGGTTGATGGAGAGCAGCTGCAGTAACACATCAGTCGAAGCATCAGTGATCTGATTGTGACTCAGactgtaacacaaacacaacaagtgGCTCTAAGTGATCGCTGCACATTATATtattgtagtgtgtgtgaaCAGGCTGATGGTTATTGGTGCCTCCCAGAGAAGGATCAGTGTGTGACACTCACTCCAGGACTTGGACTTTGTGCAGATGTGTGATGAGAGGGAGCAGCAGCTGGTCAGTGAGCTGACAGTGACTGAGGTCCAGCTCTGTCAGCCCTTCACACGAGTCCAGCATCTGGACCAAAGCCCCACAGGCCCTCTGATCCAGTGTGCTGTGACTGAGATCCAGCTCTCCACCCAGGGCTCTACACAGGGACACCGCCCGCCTCACTGTGTCCCTCTCACTGTTCACAGGAACCAGAgacagcagctggaggaggacagTTTTACTGACTCTAAACAGGACAAACAGAGCAAAGAGAAACTGTCAGGATGCATCAACAACAGTGTGAACGAGCTTCTCTCTGGTTTAGACTCTTCTGTGGTCTTTCCCACCTGAGGCGGACCCTGTGGAGGACAGGAAACAGCAGGTCCAGCACGCTGTCCTCCACCTCACAGTCTCGCAGGTCGAGCTGTGTGTCCCGGCTGCTGTGTGTCAGGATGGTGGAGACGGCCCTGCAGTCATCAGCAGTCAGACTCAGAGGCTCAGGCTGATCCTCCTCTGGTAGCTCCACACAGGAGGAGCAGGACAGATCCAAGCTGTGCTGCAGAGTCCTCAGCAGGCCTGACGCTGCCTCCTGCTGGACGTCACAGGCAGCACAGCAGTGGATGAACCTCAGCAGCTGATTCCTGTCAACACTGCAAGGAAAACACACGGAgacagaaaaactataattataGATGCTGTGAACAAACTGCTAGTTTGAATAAAATGTGTTGATCTTTGAAACTAAAGGATTTTGAGAACAGCATCTATGAACTAGCAGCAAATACAATATTGTAATTAGATGCTGGATTTATGCACTCTCATGTTACTAAACTAGTGACAAAGTCACACTGAGCCCAGTTTTACTGTTTGAGCTGATTGTGCATGTGGATGTTAACAGATAAcagctttaaatgaaaaaggACTCAGTTTATCCGATAACTGTGTTTAAATAATTTACTGCAATATAATCAGATTAAAGGCATCATTTGTCAGCAGTGATGAAGAGTAAAAATCTCCTTTGTGTCCAGGAAACCACAGAAACAGAGCGtgttgcagattattttaatggGTCCAATTAAAATGTGTCTGGAGGTTTATGAATTCCagctttcagcttgttgtttgAGCAACTGTCAAAAGTGGCCAACAACACATTTATGTAATAGTTTTAATTATAAAATTACTAATGATTAGTAAATATCATTCATTATTATTTGAAGGCAAAGTTAATTAATGATCAATTTGCCACTTGTGGATACAGTAAAGTTTTACTGTGTAACTTTTATTATCTGTAGTTAACatgacatgtttttttattttattttaaagacttTAAAAGTTTCCTTCTAGTTTCTTGTTCAGCTGTTCAGAAAATCTTTTCCAcgcagtaaaagtaaaatgttaGTTTATAAAACAGTGCACTGTAAGTATGTTATAATGatacaatttattttaaaaaattggtaAAGAAATGCAGTCCTCCATGACAGTGACTGAATAAAGTCCAGTGTGTTGTTCAGCACTCACACAGGTGCAGCACAGAGGAACGAGCTCTAATATCTGACCTGAGATGAGAAACTTTGTCCAGCATGAAGAGGATGGACTCTACTCCCTCTGCTGGTATGGAGGTCCACAGGAGGTTCAGTTTGACTCCGTCTCCGTGTTTGAGGATGAAgatcagagcagcacagtccaCTGAGTCCAGCTCTCTGCAGCTCAGGTTGATCACATGACCAAATGACCTCAGTAAACTGGGTACAGCGTGACTGTCATGAGCTCTGTAGAGCTCTCTGATGGAGCTCATCACAAAGCTGGGACTGGGcctgaaaacaaacagtttatTTCCAACTTTGTTTAAAGGATCCATAAACTGCTGATTAAAGATGAGACAGCATTTCAAATCCTCCTGATTAAACAGCAGAAACTGTGTTTGGTAAAAGATCAAACTACATTCAGCACCTTTTAAACACAATCCTGTCCAGAAAGGGAAGCAGACGTGTGGTTTCCTCCTGTAAGAAGAGGTTCTTCCTCAGGTCCACAGTGATGGTCTGAGCTGACGACTGCTGCAGCAGATAGTGAAGAAGCTCCCAGTTCAGACAGCAGGAGGTCAGGTCTCCACCAACCTTACTCAAGAAGGACAACGTCAAGTCCTTGTCCTGGATTTCATGGAGGAGACACAGAAGCTGCTGGAAGCTCTCTTCACTCAGTCTGCAGAgatcataaatataaaataagctTTGAAGTAAAAATCTACATGTTATTTGGCCTGTGATGTTCAGGAAAGACATTTACTTGACTGTTAGAGGAGCATCATGGAGCAGCAGTGTAATGAGACCCTGAGCAGGGATGCAGGTCTCAGTCAGGTCTAACCGTCCGACTGTCCAGTATCTCAGCAGGGAAGCCAAACTACTGACAGCCCTCAACATTACTCTCTGTGATGGTCGGGCTTTCTTAGGCACAAGAGAAAGCTCTTCAACAGCCAGTGGACAGACCACTCTGCCTCTTCTTACCCACTGAAACAGGAGCAAGGACATGTCGATGGAAAGCCTGAAGATCACAGAGACAAAAGAGCAGAAATGATGAACACCAAGAACTAAAGATTCAAAGTGGACAGCAGATAAATGGTGTTAGAAGAACAAGAGGGAGTCATGATTTCACTTCCTGCCTCAGACTGTGt
This window harbors:
- the LOC116318194 gene encoding uncharacterized protein LOC116318194 — encoded protein: MDLYAYETKTGLSVLPSLQSVFQSAPVVWSINLSERKTSILLEVLKLQPEKIQVKLTGCSHEESEVRSFLQCLPYISQLSCDPDFFQRVCTSCTSMSVRSREEAQQLESLLQLLGFQLLLTGELHRKSCWSVGRVLKLCGSKVDLILTPSKMSARGAALLFRHTTQLHSLRLSIDMSLLLFQWVRRGRVVCPLAVEELSLVPKKARPSQRVMLRAVSSLASLLRYWTVGRLDLTETCIPAQGLITLLLHDAPLTVKLSEESFQQLLCLLHEIQDKDLTLSFLSKVGGDLTSCCLNWELLHYLLQQSSAQTITVDLRKNLFLQEETTRLLPFLDRIVFKRPSPSFVMSSIRELYRAHDSHAVPSLLRSFGHVINLSCRELDSVDCAALIFILKHGDGVKLNLLWTSIPAEGVESILFMLDKVSHLSVDRNQLLRFIHCCAACDVQQEAASGLLRTLQHSLDLSCSSCVELPEEDQPEPLSLTADDCRAVSTILTHSSRDTQLDLRDCEVEDSVLDLLFPVLHRVRLRVSKTVLLQLLSLVPVNSERDTVRRAVSLCRALGGELDLSHSTLDQRACGALVQMLDSCEGLTELDLSHCQLTDQLLLPLITHLHKVQVLDLSHNQITDASTDVLLQLLSINPSIDCVRLYSNNIVHRAAFKEHKQFEIW